Proteins from a single region of Bdellovibrio svalbardensis:
- a CDS encoding glyoxalase superfamily protein: MSTSPSRKTMSRIDELKIRAKKLQKSLSANNKEIKLKEALNKIASLNGFTNWRDLKHKLEETELFLNRATGPSTLHWYSTQEEARYFVKTHGGYIIPYQTDFFAGDDDYLASLGIDKNDADLKLVGQDWSEPNDAEAFKRLQNKIRAFRDQK; the protein is encoded by the coding sequence ATGTCCACAAGTCCGTCACGTAAAACAATGAGCAGAATTGACGAGCTCAAGATCAGAGCGAAAAAGCTGCAAAAATCCCTGAGCGCCAACAATAAAGAAATCAAACTTAAAGAGGCCCTCAATAAGATTGCATCCTTAAATGGGTTTACCAACTGGCGAGACCTCAAACACAAACTTGAGGAGACAGAGCTTTTCTTAAATCGCGCCACCGGTCCCAGCACTTTGCATTGGTACAGCACGCAGGAAGAGGCCCGTTACTTCGTCAAAACTCACGGCGGGTATATCATCCCATACCAAACAGATTTTTTTGCTGGTGATGATGATTACCTGGCTTCGCTGGGTATTGATAAGAATGATGCTGATTTGAAATTAGTTGGTCAAGATTGGTCCGAGCCAAACGATGCGGAAGCATTCAAGAGATTGCAAAACAAGATCAGGGCTTTTCGCGACCAGAAGTAG
- a CDS encoding patatin-like phospholipase family protein, which produces MSARTPISSLMLSGGGARAAYQAGVLSAIGEICTELRIAHPFHIYTGVSAGALNACLLTSQEGTFSEGCKKLIDLWSTIKSEDVYISNPWSLTYEGLHWIADLSLGGMKKATPGKSLINTAPLKEMIEKNCAFENIHKKIKQGDILGVGVTALDYFNASSVTFMQAHTQLPSWERVRRRSEAVEINADHLMASAAIPLIFPPINIDNKYYGDGSIRNLSPCAPAIYMGADKILAIGVRCHQDVCFTQKAESTLEPPNTARILSVMLNAVMIDGIELDIERIERINKGMQNILESEREKLSIRPIQTLWISPSRDLSTIAANRSTDLPRMIRYLLRGLGSLEEAGEITSFLLFDTTFCKKLIELGFNDGMRQKDKIKKFLTD; this is translated from the coding sequence ATGTCAGCCCGGACGCCAATCTCAAGTCTTATGCTTTCAGGTGGCGGTGCTCGAGCCGCCTACCAGGCTGGAGTCCTTTCTGCCATAGGGGAAATCTGTACAGAACTCCGAATCGCACATCCATTTCATATATACACCGGTGTGAGCGCTGGAGCTTTGAATGCATGTCTCTTAACATCACAAGAGGGAACATTCTCAGAAGGATGCAAAAAACTAATCGACCTCTGGAGCACCATAAAAAGTGAAGATGTTTATATTAGCAATCCCTGGTCACTAACTTACGAAGGTCTGCATTGGATTGCTGATCTTTCGTTAGGAGGAATGAAGAAAGCAACGCCGGGAAAATCTCTTATCAACACAGCTCCTCTGAAGGAGATGATTGAAAAAAATTGTGCTTTTGAAAACATCCACAAAAAAATCAAACAAGGAGACATCCTGGGAGTCGGTGTGACCGCTCTGGATTATTTCAATGCCAGCTCCGTCACCTTCATGCAAGCACACACACAACTTCCATCCTGGGAACGTGTGCGCAGAAGAAGCGAGGCCGTGGAAATCAATGCCGATCATCTAATGGCCTCCGCCGCCATTCCCCTGATCTTCCCACCGATTAACATCGACAATAAATACTATGGAGACGGCAGCATTCGCAACCTCAGTCCTTGCGCCCCAGCGATCTATATGGGGGCTGATAAAATCCTGGCTATCGGTGTTCGCTGCCATCAAGACGTCTGCTTCACACAAAAAGCAGAGTCCACATTAGAACCGCCAAACACGGCGCGAATTCTAAGCGTCATGCTCAATGCAGTCATGATTGATGGAATTGAATTAGATATAGAACGTATCGAACGCATTAATAAAGGTATGCAGAATATTCTGGAATCTGAAAGAGAGAAGCTTTCCATACGCCCCATTCAAACTCTATGGATTTCACCCTCACGGGATCTTTCAACTATTGCCGCCAATCGCTCCACAGACTTGCCTCGCATGATTCGCTATCTACTCAGAGGATTGGGATCTTTGGAAGAAGCCGGTGAAATCACCAGTTTCTTGCTTTTCGACACCACCTTCTGCAAGAAACTTATTGAACTCGGTTTCAACGATGGCATGAGACAAAAAGATAAAATCAAAAAATTTCTGACTGATTAA
- a CDS encoding potassium transporter Kup yields the protein MLSLGALGVVFGDIGTSPLYSLRECFGEYGIPASPENVIGILSLIFWTLIIVICVKYMAFVMRADNKGEGGILSLMALAVRSQHTKDMTHRRWIMTILGLFGAALLYGDGVITPAISVLSAMEGLTILTPQFEPFIIPITIFVMNALFLMQKYGTGRIGVIFGPILLIWFGTLAVLGINGIMLNPHIFEALMPNHALEFFYANGLHGFLVLGSVFLVVTGGEALYADMGHFGKRPIRLAWFFVALPALVLNYFGQGALLLSTPEAISNPFYLLAPKWAILPMVVLSTLATVIASQALITGVFSITRQAIQLGFCPRISIIHTSSQEIGQIYVPAVNWSLFVGVIWLVLTFKTSSNLAAAYGIAVTGTMIITTILAYEVARQKWNWSFMKAASIFGAFLVMDLAFFGANIHKIPHGGWVALMIGAVIYLLMTTWQKGRQVLFRRLKERSMPVEDFCQKILREPPLRVPGTAIYMAGDPWGVPVPLLHNLKHNRVLHQRVAILTIQTREVPFVSKKDRVSIQEVIPNFYRILAYYGFMETPKMKHILEACRQRDINFNVSDTTFVLGRETIIAVPGAPKPGEPGMPHWRERLFAVMSKNAQRPTAFFRIPPNQVIEVGIQIEI from the coding sequence ATGCTCTCATTGGGCGCACTCGGTGTTGTTTTTGGTGATATCGGAACCAGTCCACTTTACTCTTTGCGGGAATGTTTCGGCGAGTATGGTATCCCGGCGTCTCCTGAAAATGTCATCGGCATTTTGTCTCTGATTTTCTGGACACTTATTATTGTGATCTGCGTGAAGTACATGGCCTTCGTCATGCGCGCAGATAATAAAGGTGAGGGTGGAATTCTTTCCTTGATGGCTTTGGCCGTGCGCAGTCAGCACACGAAGGACATGACTCATCGTCGTTGGATCATGACCATCTTAGGTTTATTCGGGGCGGCTCTCCTTTATGGTGATGGTGTGATCACGCCTGCGATTTCAGTTCTTTCTGCGATGGAAGGTCTGACAATTTTAACCCCGCAGTTTGAGCCGTTCATCATTCCTATTACCATCTTTGTGATGAATGCTTTGTTCCTCATGCAAAAATATGGAACCGGTCGCATTGGTGTGATCTTTGGGCCTATTTTGTTGATCTGGTTTGGTACTTTGGCGGTTTTGGGGATCAACGGCATTATGTTGAACCCGCATATTTTTGAAGCCTTGATGCCTAATCATGCCTTGGAATTTTTCTACGCGAATGGGCTTCATGGCTTCTTGGTGCTGGGGTCCGTGTTCCTAGTTGTTACCGGTGGTGAAGCGCTTTACGCTGACATGGGGCACTTTGGTAAACGCCCGATTCGTTTGGCCTGGTTTTTTGTAGCCCTGCCAGCCTTGGTTTTGAACTATTTTGGTCAAGGTGCCTTGCTGCTAAGCACTCCTGAGGCCATTTCAAATCCGTTCTATTTATTGGCGCCTAAGTGGGCCATTTTGCCAATGGTTGTTCTTTCAACTTTGGCGACTGTCATTGCCTCTCAAGCTTTGATTACGGGTGTCTTCTCGATCACTCGTCAGGCGATTCAACTCGGCTTCTGTCCTCGTATTTCGATCATTCACACTTCAAGTCAGGAAATCGGACAGATTTATGTTCCGGCAGTGAACTGGTCTCTTTTTGTAGGCGTTATCTGGCTTGTTTTGACATTTAAAACTTCAAGCAACCTCGCTGCTGCCTACGGTATTGCAGTGACAGGCACCATGATTATCACGACAATTCTGGCCTACGAAGTTGCCAGACAAAAATGGAATTGGAGCTTTATGAAAGCGGCCAGCATTTTTGGTGCTTTCTTGGTGATGGATTTGGCCTTCTTTGGTGCAAACATCCACAAGATTCCACATGGTGGTTGGGTTGCTTTGATGATTGGTGCGGTGATTTATCTTTTGATGACGACATGGCAAAAAGGTCGTCAAGTGCTCTTCCGTCGTTTGAAAGAACGTTCAATGCCTGTGGAAGATTTCTGCCAAAAGATTTTGCGTGAACCACCTTTGCGTGTTCCTGGTACAGCGATTTACATGGCGGGGGACCCTTGGGGGGTTCCGGTTCCATTATTGCATAATCTAAAGCACAACCGTGTTTTGCATCAGCGTGTGGCTATATTGACGATTCAAACTCGCGAGGTTCCATTCGTGAGTAAGAAGGATCGTGTATCTATTCAGGAAGTAATTCCAAACTTCTATCGTATCCTGGCTTACTACGGTTTTATGGAAACTCCGAAGATGAAGCACATTCTTGAGGCCTGCCGTCAGCGGGACATTAACTTCAACGTGAGTGACACAACTTTTGTGTTGGGTCGGGAAACCATCATTGCAGTGCCTGGAGCGCCAAAACCAGGAGAGCCGGGAATGCCGCATTGGCGTGAACGTCTGTTTGCAGTGATGTCGAAAAATGCCCAAAGACCTACGGCTTTCTTCCGCATTCCGCCAAATCAGGTTATTGAAGTTGGTATTCAGATTGAAATTTAA
- a CDS encoding NADPH-dependent FMN reductase — protein sequence MKYIIAGTDRPGSSTLKLSKYIQGIYKSLGEDVEIIDLLEVKEHLHTGPHYGKDEPGIRPYLDKIAQSDGLIMVCPEYNGSLPGVLKYFIDHWRFPESFEYRPVCFVGLSAGMFGGLRPVEHLQQIFSYRNAFMFPERVFIMASHKVINADGEVQDEAIKALLLQQAKNFGKFTKALSSAKLDANSVIELKKKA from the coding sequence ATGAAATACATCATCGCGGGAACGGATCGTCCGGGATCAAGCACGCTCAAACTCTCAAAATACATCCAAGGAATCTATAAAAGCCTCGGCGAAGACGTAGAGATCATTGATCTGTTAGAGGTGAAAGAACATCTTCACACGGGACCACACTATGGAAAAGATGAACCCGGCATTAGACCTTACTTGGACAAGATTGCACAAAGTGATGGTTTGATTATGGTTTGTCCCGAATATAACGGATCTCTTCCAGGTGTTTTAAAGTACTTTATCGATCACTGGAGATTTCCAGAGTCTTTCGAATACAGACCTGTGTGTTTTGTGGGTCTGAGTGCGGGAATGTTTGGAGGCTTGCGTCCGGTGGAACATTTGCAGCAAATCTTCTCTTACCGTAATGCCTTTATGTTTCCAGAAAGAGTCTTTATTATGGCTTCACACAAAGTCATTAATGCGGATGGTGAAGTTCAGGACGAGGCGATCAAGGCCTTGCTTCTGCAGCAAGCGAAAAACTTTGGAAAGTTCACGAAGGCCCTGTCTTCGGCGAAGCTGGATGCCAATTCGGTTATCGAGTTGAAGAAGAAGGCGTAG
- a CDS encoding PilZ domain-containing protein, producing the protein MNLKIWFILNEGQVTGPFNPEEIESKIANLSGQPQIWGRGHAEWMTPGKWRQFIKEFHPLKNETDSQQLWKIRIDGIEKSPMKYSDLITLLKSIKDFSTVDLSFADSGWKEIFSFQKIVDDLEISRRSHPRVPIVGTIVCESEQGEFSCRVISISEGGLGINDAQKLKIGERFNGTLNSPNLYVTINSICEVVYVGADGYAGVRFVGLTEEFKSSIIEYVNKFATV; encoded by the coding sequence GTGAACTTAAAGATCTGGTTTATTCTGAACGAAGGACAAGTGACGGGTCCTTTTAATCCCGAAGAGATTGAATCCAAGATCGCAAATCTGAGCGGTCAGCCACAAATTTGGGGGCGTGGCCATGCGGAATGGATGACTCCCGGAAAATGGCGTCAGTTCATTAAAGAGTTCCACCCCCTTAAAAATGAAACTGACAGTCAGCAACTTTGGAAGATCCGCATCGACGGAATTGAAAAGTCCCCGATGAAGTATTCAGACCTCATCACTCTTCTTAAGAGCATCAAGGATTTCTCAACAGTTGATCTCAGCTTCGCCGACTCCGGATGGAAAGAGATCTTTAGCTTTCAGAAAATCGTCGATGACCTTGAAATCAGCCGCAGATCTCACCCTCGGGTTCCGATCGTTGGCACTATTGTTTGCGAAAGCGAACAAGGTGAATTCTCTTGCCGTGTGATTTCCATCAGCGAAGGCGGTTTGGGCATCAATGATGCTCAGAAATTGAAAATCGGCGAACGCTTCAATGGAACTCTCAACAGTCCGAATCTTTACGTAACAATCAATTCCATTTGCGAAGTCGTTTACGTGGGAGCCGATGGTTACGCGGGAGTTCGTTTTGTCGGGCTTACAGAGGAATTCAAAAGCTCTATCATTGAGTATGTTAACAAGTTCGCAACGGTTTAA